A single window of Candidatus Omnitrophota bacterium DNA harbors:
- a CDS encoding dihydrodipicolinate synthase family protein → MSKFEGVFPAVPTPFEKGGETINERSFREILDFLIGHGVHGLFVTGVTGEGPLIPPAERKRIIDIAVEQTAGRAVIIIQSSNNLLPDTLDIARHAVKAGVDGIAVLSPWFFGCDDAAVIAYIQAVSEAIGDTPLFLYNIPGRTGNPYSFQAVQELRKRCGNIRGIKESGSLVTMAKWYEIQDEKFRVFCGIDQHEYDAYRLGGLAIVAAFANWLPETFVAFHKAASAGNWEEARRLQNKITNTVAPAVNENLIANIKAGLRMKGIPAGWCRPPLRDLSKAEEDDLRRKLVEVGFLSD, encoded by the coding sequence ATGAGTAAATTCGAAGGTGTTTTTCCTGCTGTACCCACCCCTTTCGAAAAGGGCGGCGAAACCATCAACGAAAGATCGTTTAGGGAAATCCTGGACTTTTTAATCGGACATGGCGTGCATGGATTGTTCGTCACCGGCGTTACTGGGGAAGGGCCTTTGATTCCCCCAGCGGAGCGGAAACGCATTATCGATATCGCCGTCGAACAGACGGCGGGCCGCGCCGTCATTATCATCCAATCGAGCAATAACCTTCTTCCCGATACCCTCGACATCGCGCGTCATGCGGTCAAAGCAGGCGTGGACGGAATCGCCGTACTCTCGCCGTGGTTTTTCGGCTGCGACGATGCGGCGGTGATCGCTTATATACAGGCCGTTTCCGAGGCGATCGGGGATACGCCGCTTTTCTTGTACAATATTCCTGGCCGCACGGGGAATCCTTATTCGTTCCAAGCGGTGCAGGAGTTGCGGAAACGCTGCGGCAATATCCGGGGAATCAAAGAGAGCGGATCGCTGGTAACGATGGCCAAATGGTACGAAATCCAAGACGAGAAATTCCGCGTTTTTTGCGGCATCGATCAACACGAATATGATGCTTACCGTTTGGGAGGCTTGGCGATCGTTGCCGCATTCGCCAATTGGCTGCCGGAGACGTTTGTGGCATTTCATAAGGCGGCCAGCGCCGGGAATTGGGAAGAAGCGCGCCGTTTGCAGAACAAAATCACTAACACCGTCGCTCCCGCCGTCAACGAGAATCTCATCGCCAATATCAAGGCTGGTTTGCGGATGAAGGGAATCCCCGCCGGTTGGTGCAGGCCTCCCTTGCGCGATTTGTCGAAAGCGGAGGAGGACGATTTGCGCAGGAAATTGGTGGAAGTAGGTTTTCTATCCGATTGA
- the glnD gene encoding [protein-PII] uridylyltransferase produces MAVYYPAMAPAPTLDSDISRIFAHYKNDMLAIRHLHETDENPREVVREITDATDSLIIRLILDLAQKRLNMDDLPGHILLLAQGGYGRRELHPQSDIDLLFLYSKSLDGKEQELIKEFYRTLYDMGFKVGHTCRSCREAIDPAVDPHSQTAMWESRFLAGDWRLFEKFKTDLWHSLRRGRKEHIRRKIAEREERINRFGQTINITEPNIKESLGGLRDYHFGLWLGSLNKCQTMNLVHLMRSHLIDDQRMSRVRDAITFLWRLRNDLHFTTKKEQDVLAMPLQHETSLRLGYQDRRGRLAEEEMMRDYFQHATTLSNFAKHMINKCSPAPFFSHFRIKARKPLAEGFFMRDNRIHIPPDLHFFEHNPQRLITAFIHAAEQKTILSEEAATAVRDNLELVDQAFLHDKDSAALLRKFFSLPFSVENAIQEMRKTGLWECLFPEWRGIANLVRYDLVHRYTVDEHSFLCLYHLEHLFEDTMKYAAERSLLWRDCKDKDALRLAVLCHDIGKGRNGDHSLIGARLADDIARRMRLPERKRKQLVFLIAHHLLMSQTAQRRDLSDSQTAGDFSDAFESIDDLDMMYLLTYVDMRSVSPESMTEWKNNLLWQLYLAARELFVSDSPDEKVLGDHILTQKEKIIAKLTPEYDHRLIQEHLDYLPPSYLLNQSIDNIRQHLKALQRHEAGKAVIDIYPHIDPSCLEIVLVTKDKVGLFNRICTAVMLENFSIEEARLNTRSDGIVANNIVIRETLGEKRIDKSRQLLLQERLHKILTLEGKLPRIPKSPGQSQLGRSSFEKRVKIFNDISAKYNILEIRCADRRGLLQDLTSILSEMKMNIYFARIITEGNRVTDVFYIADAAGEKIQDEQALSELKTSIDAVLELDENHG; encoded by the coding sequence ATGGCTGTATACTATCCCGCTATGGCTCCTGCGCCTACTCTCGATTCCGATATCTCGCGAATTTTCGCCCATTATAAGAACGATATGCTGGCGATACGGCATTTGCATGAAACGGACGAAAATCCGCGGGAAGTCGTCCGCGAGATAACCGACGCCACCGATTCACTTATTATTCGCCTCATTCTCGATCTCGCTCAGAAACGATTGAATATGGACGATTTACCCGGCCATATTCTCCTTTTAGCTCAGGGAGGTTATGGGCGGAGAGAGTTGCATCCTCAATCGGACATCGATTTGCTGTTTCTTTATTCCAAGTCGTTGGATGGAAAGGAACAGGAATTAATCAAAGAATTTTACCGCACGTTGTACGATATGGGATTTAAAGTCGGCCATACGTGCCGCAGCTGCCGCGAAGCCATCGATCCCGCCGTGGACCCGCATAGCCAAACGGCCATGTGGGAGAGCCGCTTTCTGGCCGGGGATTGGCGTTTGTTCGAGAAGTTCAAAACCGATCTTTGGCATTCCTTGCGCCGGGGACGCAAGGAGCATATCCGGCGGAAAATCGCGGAAAGGGAGGAGAGGATCAATCGTTTCGGCCAGACGATCAATATAACCGAGCCCAACATCAAGGAGAGCCTGGGCGGTTTGCGGGATTATCATTTCGGCCTATGGCTCGGCTCGCTCAACAAATGCCAGACGATGAATCTGGTTCATCTGATGAGGAGCCATCTGATTGACGATCAGAGAATGAGCCGGGTGCGAGACGCCATTACTTTTCTTTGGCGTCTTCGAAACGATCTTCATTTCACGACGAAGAAGGAGCAGGACGTGCTCGCTATGCCCCTGCAACACGAGACGTCGCTGCGCCTGGGCTATCAGGACCGGCGAGGACGTTTGGCGGAAGAGGAGATGATGCGGGATTATTTTCAACATGCGACGACGCTCTCCAATTTCGCCAAACATATGATCAACAAATGTTCTCCCGCGCCGTTTTTTTCCCATTTCCGCATCAAAGCCCGCAAGCCATTGGCGGAGGGCTTTTTTATGCGCGACAATCGGATTCACATCCCGCCGGATCTGCATTTTTTCGAACATAATCCCCAACGGCTCATTACGGCGTTCATCCACGCCGCCGAACAGAAGACCATTCTTTCGGAAGAGGCGGCGACGGCGGTTCGCGACAACCTTGAACTGGTCGATCAAGCCTTTCTTCACGATAAAGACAGCGCCGCCTTGCTGCGAAAGTTTTTTTCTCTCCCTTTCAGCGTCGAAAACGCCATCCAGGAGATGAGAAAAACCGGACTATGGGAATGTCTCTTTCCCGAATGGCGCGGCATCGCCAATCTGGTCCGCTACGATCTCGTCCATCGATATACGGTCGACGAGCATTCCTTCTTATGCTTGTATCATTTGGAGCATCTTTTCGAAGATACAATGAAATACGCGGCGGAGAGGTCTCTATTATGGCGGGATTGCAAGGATAAGGACGCGTTGCGGCTGGCGGTTCTCTGCCATGACATCGGCAAGGGACGGAACGGCGACCATTCTCTCATCGGAGCGCGTTTGGCGGACGATATCGCCCGCCGCATGAGGCTGCCGGAACGAAAGCGCAAACAACTGGTTTTTCTCATCGCGCACCATTTGTTGATGAGCCAGACGGCGCAGCGGCGGGATTTGTCGGATTCGCAAACGGCGGGCGATTTTTCCGACGCGTTCGAGAGCATCGACGATCTGGATATGATGTATCTTTTGACTTACGTCGATATGCGCTCCGTCTCGCCCGAATCTATGACGGAATGGAAGAATAACCTCTTATGGCAATTGTATCTGGCGGCGCGGGAATTGTTCGTCAGCGATTCGCCGGATGAAAAAGTACTTGGGGATCATATTCTTACGCAAAAAGAGAAGATCATCGCGAAGTTGACGCCAGAGTACGATCACCGCCTGATTCAGGAACATTTGGATTATCTTCCACCCAGTTATTTGTTGAACCAGTCGATCGACAATATCCGCCAGCATCTGAAAGCCTTGCAGCGGCATGAGGCGGGAAAAGCGGTGATCGACATATATCCCCATATCGATCCATCCTGTTTGGAGATTGTGCTCGTCACAAAGGATAAAGTCGGCTTATTCAACCGGATTTGCACGGCGGTGATGCTGGAGAATTTTTCGATCGAAGAGGCGCGGCTGAACACGCGGTCGGACGGAATCGTCGCCAACAACATCGTCATACGGGAAACCTTGGGCGAGAAGCGGATCGACAAATCCCGGCAATTGCTCTTGCAGGAACGGTTGCATAAAATTTTGACGTTGGAAGGGAAATTGCCCCGGATTCCCAAGTCTCCCGGCCAATCCCAATTGGGCCGTTCGAGTTTCGAAAAGAGAGTAAAAATATTCAATGACATTTCGGCGAAATATAATATTCTAGAGATACGCTGCGCGGACCGAAGAGGATTATTGCAGGATTTGACTTCCATCCTTTCGGAGATGAAAATGAATATTTATTTCGCGCGCATCATAACGGAAGGAAACCGGGTGACGGACGTGTTTTACATTGCGGACGCCGCCGGAGAAAAAATTCAGGACGAACAAGCGCTTTCGGAGCTAAAAACCTCGATCGACGCCGTTCTGGAACTTGACGAAAATCATGGTTGA
- a CDS encoding HD domain-containing phosphohydrolase, with translation MVESPIVRISFRDFAQNPYISALHEGLATILPEAHWWIADENFVRYPFPGDGRGPYCPVSADDEARRDEKRLWCKEQYEKRSVSSCRRCSGPCCDGYLQGFSFFKYRGQYLGGVGVCHVESSRRTFLDSLLKIIEGYLSSLAVTLEDHDDLELVHTIWSETIAVIDLGDLLKRIMDELLTALCLDSGLILLVDEDGEFYPACVRNYPQSLLKSRNLDVTRYEYIEHMPSPSSSLLQPLSESDPLRLWFKRSIEQEGVVLTEENSACLAIPFFRNRYLIGLFLTFTDWAEGVSDTKQFLIRLLSTGGAAALDNALTQERMNQRRRALSTIHVVHRLISSSSITFKELLPKIGQLTRQLLKTKKCSIMLANIAKQQIVPEVALGLEKNEIGQKPLRMGEGLPGWVAENFNPVIYHPHGGAKPPWKDSGDAYPSECYMSAALFDNDIEGVITVADKDSDFTPGDREILVTFAEQAVIALRNARIHEGERTITVKALRSMANLIETHDPSRPGVTAITCHWAHRIARELHLNEREKRHITYAALLHDTGMLRAFQTEMTLDEQRMKGPQLSLRFVQSLGLPKDVGQIVYHVNEAWNGKGYPDGLKGNQIPLGSRIIAAAYTFAALLHRWNRESASERDLQERALRIVARLAGRAFDRDVVNGLEQSIRNPVKEDDFFI, from the coding sequence ATGGTTGAATCGCCAATAGTCCGGATATCGTTTCGCGATTTCGCGCAGAATCCCTATATCTCCGCCTTGCATGAAGGACTGGCGACGATCTTGCCGGAAGCGCATTGGTGGATCGCGGACGAGAATTTCGTCCGTTATCCTTTTCCCGGCGATGGGCGGGGGCCGTATTGCCCGGTATCGGCGGACGACGAAGCGCGGAGGGACGAAAAACGCCTTTGGTGTAAAGAACAATACGAAAAAAGATCGGTTTCCTCTTGCCGCCGCTGCAGCGGGCCCTGTTGCGACGGGTATTTGCAGGGTTTTTCCTTTTTCAAATACCGGGGCCAATATCTGGGAGGCGTCGGCGTTTGCCATGTCGAGAGTTCGCGGCGGACGTTTTTGGATTCGTTGCTGAAAATCATCGAGGGCTATCTATCATCCCTAGCGGTTACGCTGGAGGATCACGACGATCTGGAATTGGTGCATACCATATGGTCGGAGACCATCGCCGTGATCGACCTGGGCGATTTGCTCAAGCGGATTATGGACGAATTGCTCACGGCTCTTTGTCTGGACTCCGGCTTGATTCTTCTGGTCGATGAAGATGGAGAATTTTATCCCGCCTGCGTCCGGAACTATCCGCAATCGTTGTTGAAAAGCCGCAATCTGGACGTTACGCGTTACGAATATATCGAACACATGCCCTCTCCATCGTCTTCTCTGCTGCAGCCGCTGTCGGAGAGCGATCCATTGCGATTGTGGTTCAAAAGATCGATAGAGCAGGAGGGCGTTGTTTTAACGGAAGAAAATAGCGCCTGTCTCGCCATTCCCTTTTTTCGCAATCGCTATCTAATCGGCCTTTTTCTTACATTTACGGATTGGGCGGAGGGCGTTTCGGATACGAAGCAGTTTTTGATCCGCCTGCTTTCGACGGGCGGCGCGGCGGCGTTGGATAACGCTTTGACGCAAGAGAGGATGAACCAACGCCGGAGGGCGCTCTCCACCATCCATGTGGTTCACCGCTTGATTTCCTCCTCCAGCATAACCTTCAAAGAATTGCTGCCCAAGATCGGCCAGTTGACGCGGCAGCTGCTCAAAACCAAGAAATGTTCCATTATGCTGGCGAACATCGCCAAACAGCAAATCGTTCCTGAAGTGGCGCTGGGATTGGAAAAAAACGAAATTGGCCAAAAACCATTAAGAATGGGCGAAGGTTTGCCGGGGTGGGTGGCTGAGAATTTTAATCCCGTCATTTACCATCCGCACGGCGGGGCCAAGCCTCCGTGGAAGGATTCGGGAGACGCTTATCCTTCCGAATGCTACATGTCCGCCGCTCTTTTCGACAACGACATCGAGGGCGTCATCACCGTCGCGGACAAGGATTCAGATTTTACGCCGGGCGACCGGGAGATATTGGTTACCTTCGCCGAGCAGGCCGTCATCGCCCTGCGCAACGCGCGCATCCATGAGGGCGAACGGACCATCACGGTGAAGGCGCTGCGCAGCATGGCCAACTTGATCGAAACGCACGATCCTTCCCGGCCGGGCGTAACGGCGATCACCTGCCATTGGGCGCATCGCATCGCGCGGGAATTGCATCTCAACGAGCGGGAGAAGCGCCATATCACTTACGCCGCGCTGCTGCACGATACGGGAATGCTGCGCGCTTTCCAGACGGAAATGACTCTCGACGAACAGCGGATGAAAGGTCCGCAGTTGAGCCTGCGCTTCGTCCAGAGTTTGGGTTTGCCAAAGGATGTGGGACAGATCGTTTATCACGTCAACGAGGCGTGGAACGGCAAGGGGTATCCCGATGGATTGAAGGGAAACCAGATTCCTTTGGGATCGCGGATCATTGCGGCGGCGTATACCTTCGCCGCGCTGCTGCATCGTTGGAATCGGGAAAGCGCCTCCGAGCGCGACTTGCAGGAACGGGCGCTTCGCATCGTCGCCCGTTTGGCGGGCCGCGCCTTCGACCGGGACGTCGTCAACGGTCTGGAGCAATCGATTCGCAATCCCGTCAAAGAAGATGATTTTTTTATTTGA
- a CDS encoding cytochrome c family protein: MKSIIKLALLFGLLAFIILPALTILGEEKAGDKEKIAFVGATKCKMCHNKKSSGLYFDDWSKSKHAEAFSLLKGDERSNPVCLKCHTTAFGEPGGFAKFVENDETSLKMANVQCEMCHGPGEKHIKSKKDAVVKHEWEPEEKTCLKCHVKEGNPNWKDDKYTTKDGKKVGFDFEQAVKIIAHKVKKEGEEK; this comes from the coding sequence ATGAAAAGTATCATCAAACTCGCGCTTCTCTTTGGACTTCTGGCGTTTATCATTCTGCCCGCACTAACGATTTTAGGGGAGGAAAAAGCCGGAGATAAGGAAAAAATTGCTTTTGTCGGCGCAACCAAATGCAAGATGTGCCACAACAAAAAATCCAGCGGCCTCTATTTTGACGATTGGTCGAAATCGAAGCACGCCGAGGCTTTTTCGTTGCTGAAAGGCGACGAGCGCAGTAATCCCGTTTGCTTGAAATGCCATACGACGGCATTCGGCGAACCGGGTGGATTCGCAAAATTCGTGGAAAACGACGAAACCTCCCTCAAAATGGCCAACGTTCAATGCGAAATGTGCCATGGACCGGGCGAAAAACACATAAAATCCAAAAAAGACGCCGTCGTAAAGCATGAATGGGAACCAGAGGAAAAAACTTGCTTGAAGTGCCATGTCAAAGAAGGCAATCCGAACTGGAAAGACGATAAATACACGACGAAGGACGGAAAGAAAGTCGGTTTCGATTTCGAACAAGCGGTTAAGATCATTGCTCATAAAGTCAAAAAAGAGGGCGAAGAAAAATAA